The Geomonas agri genome contains the following window.
TTCATCGAAATTCAGCTAGCTCACAAAACCAAAGCCCCCAACGGAACAGCCTATGATCGGGTTGCTTTTCTCAAAGAGCGCAGACAGATGATGCAGAACTGGTCCGATTATCTGGACCAGCTCAAGGCCGGTGCTAAAATCGTCCGTTTCGAAGCTAGGGCCACAATGTAGGTCGATACCGATTTGGCTGGATGGCCGATAGGCCGTCAAACCGCCTTTCCTGGGCGGTTTCCCGCAGGCTAATACCAGGACATGCGACAGGAGGCATGTGATGCCCATTCCAGGTGATCTTTACCCCATGCTGCTCAAGTACCTGTCCTCGTAACGAACTATCTTGAAAAGTACCTGACGAAGGAACAAATAAGGCGATTCGAGGCCGTGCACTTTGTACCAGGAGCACCTTATTTACCATCCCGCCCAAAAAACCTATAGAAATCCGCCTAAATCAAATAGCACCTGCATCTAGCTGTGATAACTGAGCGCAGGTGCTATTTTTACTTTCCCCCAAAAAAATCTCTATTGGTTGTTCCCATCGAATGTGGCCGGACCACAGCTAATGCGCGGCAGGCACACCACAGGGAACGTCCTTCCTAAAGCAGCCCTCCCACGTCGGTTGCTGGCCTGCACAAGAAAGGCAGGAAACATGATCACCATAGTGATGGTATCCGCCACTGAGCCGGAATATCCACCGTAGGGGAGGTAAGACATGGACAACGCCATCCAGCTTTATCGAATGAAGGATCTCACGAGCATGCTCAAGCGATCCAGAACGCAGATCTACGACGACATTGCAGCCGGTAAATTCCCCCGCGGGATTCTCCTCGGCGAACGCACACGCGCTTGGACGCGGAAAGAGCTCGAGGAGTGGCTGGCGGGCAGGCCGGTCGCCTAAACTATGGATCGGCGTTGAATTTTGACCCAGAATTGGCGCTCAAGGCGGACCCATGCAAAAAATGAAAAGGCTCAATCCTTAGATTGTTAACGAATTAGGCGGGAATCGTATCCATATTTTCCCTTCATTTAACTGGCGGAAGTTGATCAGCGCTGCCGGTCCAACTTCCTGGTTGTGACCTTTCACTTCCACTTAGTCCCGCTTCCAAGGTGGGCTTCCCTCGTTATTAACACTTAGCCTCAAACTGGCAAAGCTCGGTAATCTTAGTCGGCCATGGATATGTAACACATGGGGTACAGTGAGAAGGCATATTATTTTTTAGTAGTCTCTTAAGATGTTCGCTGTCATCGCCTACCGCCATCCAAGCTGTCCGGCAGTCCTCCCAATATTGCTGGTAGTTCGCCCATCCACGTTTGACAAGCGTGTTGTCGAATACGAAGAATGCGCTAGGTAGTAGGAAGTGGCATAGTTTACTGGCAAACATAGGGCCGTCGACTCCCTTGATGTCTTTGGCTACCAGGAAGAGGGGCTCAATATCCTTCCAAGTGACGTTTTCGATAGTTGGTAGAATAAGTTGTTGCCCCACAAGGATGTTGAATCGTTCACGGAGGATCGGTAATAGCTGCTGTCCTTTCTCTCTAATAGACTCCTTTGTGTGGTCTGCAGTCCCACGTATTGCCTTCCATTGCGCAAGGCTGTCCATCAAAAACGACCAACATCGGGTGTCGATACCGCTTGAGCGATATTCTTCCATCTTGCTATACAAATCATTGTGGAACAGCCAGATGCCTTTACTACCTCTACGCTGGTTGAGTCGACGAAATACAATGTCGATTCCCTGTTGTAGATTTACTGCCGTAACTTGTTTCACAGTCATACGGACCTCCCGTTCCACCCTTGTACAACGTCGTGGGGGCGCAGCGGCAAGCGAAGCGCAGCCCGTATGCCGCCTCCTGGTTGAAGCTATTTGCGTTTAGCTGTTCTCTTCAGCTCTGCATGTGTCGTAATGCTTCCAGCGAAAAAAGCACAGACCATATTTGTGAATAGACTCAGAAGGTCCTTAACGTCAGTGGGAAGTTCACTCTTTCCTTTGGTACACTTTTCTAAACAGTGACGAAAAGGCA
Protein-coding sequences here:
- a CDS encoding helix-turn-helix transcriptional regulator, producing MDNAIQLYRMKDLTSMLKRSRTQIYDDIAAGKFPRGILLGERTRAWTRKELEEWLAGRPVA